The proteins below come from a single Streptomyces spongiicola genomic window:
- a CDS encoding type III secretion system chaperone family protein: protein MADPRQIIETYLKSAELEWECPEPGAYVVTLPGTRKLATTCSLRVGRHTLSVNAFVIRHPDENEARVHRWLLERNLKLYGVSYAVDRLGDVYLVGRLPLSAVGPEELDRLLGTVLEAADGAFNSLLELGFAAAIRKEYAWRVARGESTRNLEAFTHLTQRASD, encoded by the coding sequence ATGGCTGACCCGCGGCAGATCATCGAGACGTATCTCAAGAGCGCGGAGCTGGAGTGGGAGTGCCCGGAACCGGGCGCCTACGTCGTCACCCTCCCCGGCACGCGCAAGCTCGCCACGACCTGCTCCCTGCGCGTCGGCCGGCACACGCTGTCCGTCAACGCCTTCGTCATCCGTCACCCCGACGAGAACGAGGCCCGGGTCCACCGTTGGCTGCTGGAGCGCAACCTCAAGCTGTACGGGGTGAGCTACGCGGTCGACCGGCTCGGCGACGTCTACCTCGTCGGCAGGCTGCCGCTGTCGGCGGTCGGCCCCGAGGAACTCGACCGCCTGCTCGGGACGGTGCTGGAGGCCGCGGACGGCGCGTTCAACTCCCTGCTGGAACTCGGGTTCGCCGCCGCCATCCGCAAGGAGTATGCCTGGCGGGTCGCGCGCGGCGAATCCACCCGCAATCTCGAGGCGTTCACGCATCTGACCCAGCGGGCCTCGGACTGA
- the mshA gene encoding D-inositol-3-phosphate glycosyltransferase codes for MSQYVSRLAGTLAAPPRLRLPGHHRRPRRVAMLSVHTSPLHQPGTGDAGGMNVYIVELARRLAAIGVEVEIFTRATTGGLPSAVELAPGVLVRHVDAGPYEGLAKEDLPAQLCAFTHGVMQAWAGHRPGHYDLVHSHYWLSGHVGWLAAERWGVPLVHAMHTMAKVKNAALADGDTPEPAARVIGETQIVEAADRLIANTAEEAGELVRHYGARPAKVAVVHPGVNLDRFRVADGRSAARARLGLPRDAVIPLFAGRIQPLKAPDVLLRAVALLLEEDPSLRSGIVVPIVGGPSGSGLSKPEGLQKLAAGLGIADVVQFRPPVAQDRLADWFRAASVLVMPSHSESFGLVAIEAQAAGTPVVAASVGGLPVAVRDGTTGFLVPGHDPADYARALRRFVDDPHLTARMGGAAAAHARGFGWDTAASATADVYTAAMHEYRRRVRSHHG; via the coding sequence GTGAGCCAGTACGTGTCCCGGCTCGCCGGCACCCTGGCGGCGCCGCCCCGGCTGCGGCTCCCCGGCCACCACCGCAGACCGCGCCGGGTGGCCATGCTCAGTGTCCACACCTCGCCCCTGCACCAGCCGGGCACCGGCGACGCGGGCGGGATGAACGTCTACATCGTGGAGCTTGCCAGGCGGCTCGCGGCCATCGGCGTGGAGGTCGAGATCTTCACCCGCGCCACGACGGGCGGACTGCCGTCCGCGGTCGAGCTGGCGCCTGGCGTGCTGGTCCGGCACGTGGACGCCGGCCCGTACGAGGGACTGGCCAAGGAGGACCTGCCGGCGCAGCTGTGCGCCTTCACCCACGGGGTGATGCAGGCCTGGGCGGGTCACCGGCCCGGCCACTACGACCTCGTCCACTCCCACTACTGGCTGTCCGGCCACGTCGGCTGGCTGGCCGCCGAGCGCTGGGGCGTCCCCCTGGTCCATGCCATGCACACCATGGCCAAGGTCAAGAACGCCGCGCTCGCGGACGGGGACACCCCCGAGCCCGCGGCCCGGGTGATCGGCGAGACCCAGATCGTCGAGGCCGCCGACCGGCTGATCGCCAACACCGCCGAGGAGGCCGGCGAACTGGTCCGCCACTACGGGGCCCGTCCCGCGAAGGTCGCCGTCGTCCACCCCGGTGTGAACCTCGACCGCTTCCGGGTCGCCGACGGCCGTTCGGCCGCACGTGCGCGCCTGGGCCTGCCGAGGGACGCCGTGATCCCGCTGTTCGCCGGTCGCATCCAGCCGCTGAAGGCCCCCGACGTACTGCTGAGGGCCGTTGCGCTGCTGCTGGAGGAGGACCCCTCGCTGCGCTCCGGGATCGTGGTCCCGATAGTGGGCGGCCCGAGCGGCAGCGGACTGTCCAAGCCGGAGGGCCTCCAGAAACTGGCTGCCGGTCTGGGCATCGCCGATGTCGTCCAGTTCCGGCCGCCGGTCGCGCAGGACCGGCTCGCGGACTGGTTCCGAGCGGCGTCGGTGCTGGTCATGCCCTCGCACAGTGAGTCGTTCGGGCTGGTCGCCATAGAGGCGCAGGCGGCCGGCACACCCGTCGTCGCAGCCTCGGTCGGCGGGCTGCCGGTGGCCGTGCGGGACGGGACGACCGGTTTCCTGGTGCCCGGCCACGACCCCGCGGACTACGCCCGCGCACTGCGCCGCTTCGTCGACGACCCCCACCTGACGGCCCGGATGGGCGGGGCGGCCGCCGCGCACGCACGCGGCTTCGGCTGGGACACGGCGGCCTCGGCCACCGCCGACGTCTACACGGCCGCCATGCACGAGTACCGCCGTCGCGTACGCTCCCACCATGGCTGA
- a CDS encoding class I SAM-dependent methyltransferase, producing the protein MPPRPVTPPPRPVGTVTRGTTNPNRLRRMDRWIAAVCGPALRRSGASPVAVDLGYGAAPWTAVELLERLRAAEPRTRVVGVEIEPARVEAARAYAREGLSFVHGGFEVPLPDPVRPLVIRAANVLRQYDEERVAEVWRRLCGRLAPGGLLVEGTCDEIGRRHVWVALGPDGPRTVTFATRLGSLDRPSDLAERLPKALIHRNVPGEPVHAFLRDFDRAWAAAAPYASLGARQRWIRAVRLLAADWPLTDARTDGRRRWRQGEVTVEWSALAPGSSVGSRC; encoded by the coding sequence ATGCCTCCGCGCCCCGTCACACCCCCGCCCCGCCCCGTGGGCACGGTGACGCGCGGCACCACCAACCCGAACCGGCTGCGCCGCATGGACCGCTGGATCGCCGCCGTGTGCGGCCCGGCGCTCCGCCGTTCGGGAGCCTCGCCCGTCGCGGTCGACCTCGGATACGGCGCCGCTCCCTGGACCGCCGTGGAACTGCTGGAGCGGCTGCGCGCAGCCGAACCGCGCACCCGGGTCGTGGGCGTCGAGATCGAGCCTGCCCGGGTGGAGGCCGCTCGTGCGTACGCGCGGGAGGGGCTGAGCTTCGTTCACGGCGGCTTCGAGGTGCCGCTGCCCGATCCCGTCCGCCCGCTGGTGATCAGGGCCGCCAACGTACTCCGCCAGTACGACGAGGAGCGGGTCGCCGAAGTCTGGCGGCGGCTGTGCGGGCGTCTCGCTCCCGGCGGTCTCCTGGTAGAGGGGACCTGCGACGAGATCGGCCGCCGGCACGTGTGGGTGGCGCTCGGCCCGGACGGCCCGAGGACCGTCACGTTCGCCACCCGCCTCGGCTCGCTGGACCGCCCCTCCGACCTCGCCGAACGCCTGCCCAAGGCACTCATCCACCGCAATGTGCCGGGGGAACCGGTCCACGCGTTCCTTCGGGACTTCGACCGGGCGTGGGCGGCCGCGGCACCCTACGCCTCACTCGGTGCGCGGCAGCGCTGGATCAGGGCGGTGCGGCTGCTGGCCGCGGACTGGCCGCTGACGGACGCCCGCACGGACGGACGGCGGCGTTGGCGGCAGGGCGAGGTGACCGTCGAGTGGTCGGCGCTGGCCCCGGGTTCGTCCGTCGGAAGCCGCTGCTGA
- a CDS encoding C40 family peptidase — protein sequence MNRRRHAAAVTVVGAVTLLAAPGQAFAAPQPPEPPEPPRKSLEEVRRELDGLYRRAASATDAYNLAEEQAERQSAQIVRLAKEIAAGRARIDDLKDRAGATARAQYRGGGLPPEAQLVLTDDPHLFLDAAGRIKAGGKATRDLLGELNRNQADLTAYSREAGVQWALLEANRVEKEKHKKEINERIAAARRIEAQLKKEELARLRKLEREAADEAQTAWLGSGVLKEIDGRASEQGRAAVAFATGQIGKPYVWGAEGPGSYDCSGLTSQAWAAAGRGIPRTSQEQWRRLPRVDVKDMRPGDLVIYHADASHVGMYVGDGAIVHAPRPGRSVTLAGAGSMAILGIVRPDK from the coding sequence GTGAACCGACGCCGCCATGCCGCCGCCGTCACGGTGGTGGGCGCCGTGACACTACTGGCCGCACCGGGCCAGGCCTTCGCCGCGCCCCAGCCGCCCGAACCGCCCGAACCTCCCCGCAAGAGCCTCGAAGAGGTACGCCGGGAACTCGACGGGCTCTACCGCAGGGCCGCTTCGGCCACGGACGCGTACAACCTGGCGGAGGAGCAGGCCGAACGGCAGTCGGCGCAGATCGTGAGGCTGGCCAAGGAGATCGCCGCGGGGCGGGCCAGGATCGACGACCTCAAGGACCGGGCCGGCGCCACGGCCCGCGCCCAGTACCGGGGCGGCGGCCTGCCGCCGGAGGCGCAGCTGGTCCTCACCGACGACCCGCACCTCTTCCTCGACGCCGCCGGACGCATCAAGGCGGGCGGCAAGGCGACCAGGGACCTCCTCGGCGAACTGAACAGGAATCAGGCCGACCTGACGGCCTACAGCAGGGAGGCCGGCGTCCAGTGGGCGCTGCTGGAGGCGAACCGGGTCGAGAAGGAGAAGCACAAGAAGGAGATCAACGAGCGGATCGCCGCGGCCAGGAGGATAGAGGCCCAGCTCAAGAAGGAGGAGCTGGCGCGGCTGCGGAAGCTGGAGCGGGAAGCGGCGGACGAGGCCCAGACGGCGTGGCTGGGTTCCGGCGTCCTCAAGGAGATCGACGGCCGTGCGAGCGAGCAGGGCAGGGCAGCCGTGGCGTTCGCGACCGGGCAGATCGGCAAGCCCTATGTGTGGGGCGCGGAGGGGCCGGGCTCCTACGACTGCTCCGGACTGACCTCGCAGGCCTGGGCGGCCGCCGGGCGCGGGATTCCGCGCACCTCGCAGGAGCAGTGGCGGCGGCTGCCCCGTGTCGACGTCAAGGACATGCGGCCGGGCGACCTGGTCATCTACCACGCGGACGCCAGCCACGTGGGGATGTACGTGGGCGACGGCGCGATCGTCCACGCGCCCCGCCCCGGGCGGAGTGTGACGCTGGCGGGTGCGGGCTCGATGGCGATCCTCGGGATCGTCCGACCGGACAAGTGA
- a CDS encoding response regulator codes for MPVPVPRQRTGSPVAAGPAATAPVPARPVPAEPTPEPAAGTVPDSAAEPTPESTAGPVPDSFPPVPESAGGDLTLLVIEDDPAGTFTVPELLGAAGTRVRIRTARNLTEAERLLTDDIHCILVDLALPGSARERAEGDDLAVLRHVLRIAPKHAVLALAADADSERAAEAVRVGAQDFLHRDELDGRVLSRAIRYAVERKRADGAQVKLAESRLRAQENARLERGLLPTPLLQGSDLRFAARYRPGRSRALLGGDFYDTVRTPDGTVHAMIGDVCGHGPDEAALGVELRIAWRALTFAGMCGDELLSTLQQVLEHERESDEIFATLCTVDIAPDGRHAGLCLAGHPSPLVVRRGRPAQLLPYESGGPALGLLPRARWPRRQVELGAAWSLVMYTDGLIEGRIAPGGDRLGQEGMVDMVNRQLAAGLSGEALLEAAVAEVREMNGGDLTDDVAVLLLDRDRVHDRG; via the coding sequence ATGCCCGTACCCGTGCCGCGCCAGCGGACCGGCTCACCAGTCGCCGCAGGCCCCGCCGCCACAGCGCCGGTCCCCGCACGTCCCGTCCCCGCCGAACCGACGCCGGAGCCCGCCGCGGGCACCGTGCCGGACTCCGCCGCCGAGCCGACGCCGGAGTCCACCGCGGGCCCCGTGCCGGACTCCTTCCCACCCGTCCCGGAGTCCGCCGGAGGAGATCTCACGCTCCTCGTCATCGAGGACGACCCGGCAGGCACCTTCACCGTCCCCGAACTGCTCGGCGCCGCCGGCACACGGGTCCGCATCCGCACGGCCCGCAACCTCACCGAGGCCGAGCGGCTCCTCACCGACGACATCCACTGCATCCTCGTGGATCTCGCGCTGCCCGGCTCCGCCCGCGAGCGCGCGGAGGGCGACGATCTGGCCGTGCTGCGGCACGTGCTGCGCATCGCGCCGAAGCACGCCGTGCTGGCGCTCGCCGCGGACGCCGACTCCGAGCGCGCCGCCGAGGCCGTGAGGGTCGGGGCACAGGACTTCCTGCACCGCGACGAGCTGGACGGAAGGGTCCTCAGCCGGGCCATCCGCTACGCGGTGGAACGCAAGCGCGCCGACGGCGCGCAGGTGAAGCTGGCCGAATCCCGGCTGCGGGCGCAGGAGAACGCCCGGCTCGAGCGGGGGCTCCTGCCCACGCCCCTGCTCCAGGGCAGCGACCTGCGGTTCGCGGCCCGCTACCGCCCGGGACGCTCGCGCGCCCTGCTCGGCGGGGACTTCTACGACACGGTCCGCACCCCGGACGGCACCGTCCACGCGATGATCGGCGACGTCTGCGGTCACGGCCCCGACGAGGCCGCCCTCGGCGTGGAACTGCGCATCGCCTGGCGGGCGCTGACCTTCGCCGGGATGTGCGGGGACGAGCTGCTCTCCACGCTCCAGCAGGTACTGGAGCACGAGCGCGAGAGCGACGAGATCTTCGCGACCCTCTGCACGGTCGACATCGCCCCGGACGGCCGGCACGCGGGCCTGTGCCTGGCCGGCCACCCGTCCCCGCTCGTCGTCCGCCGGGGACGGCCCGCGCAGCTGCTCCCGTACGAGAGCGGCGGCCCGGCACTGGGCCTGCTGCCACGCGCCCGCTGGCCGCGCCGGCAGGTGGAGCTGGGGGCCGCGTGGAGCCTGGTGATGTACACGGACGGCCTGATCGAGGGCCGGATCGCACCGGGCGGCGACCGGCTGGGCCAGGAAGGCATGGTCGACATGGTCAACCGCCAGCTGGCGGCCGGACTCAGCGGCGAGGCGCTGCTGGAGGCCGCGGTGGCGGAGGTAAGGGAGATGAACGGCGGCGATCTCACCGACGACGTGGCGGTGCTGCTGCTGGACCGCGACCGGGTGCACGACCGCGGCTGA
- a CDS encoding DUF2516 family protein → MLLEGFGTILWLLNLAMLVLAVVALGFAAFAREDAYRAAGKQSKMLWLILLGVTVAVNLIIPMLFLQIAGLIATIVFLVDVRPALQQVSGGGRRGGSSSDGPYGPYNGGR, encoded by the coding sequence ATGTTGCTCGAGGGATTCGGCACGATTCTCTGGCTGCTCAACCTGGCCATGCTCGTCCTCGCGGTGGTCGCGCTGGGTTTCGCCGCCTTCGCCCGTGAGGACGCCTACCGTGCGGCGGGCAAGCAGTCGAAGATGCTCTGGCTGATCCTGCTCGGTGTCACGGTCGCCGTGAACCTGATCATTCCGATGCTGTTCCTGCAGATCGCCGGCCTGATCGCGACGATCGTCTTTCTGGTCGACGTCCGCCCCGCGCTCCAGCAGGTGTCCGGCGGCGGCCGGCGCGGCGGCTCCAGCAGTGACGGGCCGTACGGGCCCTACAACGGTGGACGGTAG
- a CDS encoding helix-turn-helix domain-containing protein: MASLNVGSLGDYLREQRRSAQLSLRQLADAAGVSNPYLSQIERGLRKPSAEVLQQVAKALRISAETLYVRAGILDERERDELETRAVILADPSINEKQKQVLLQIYESFRKENGFDADTDRDTAEDGPRTAAGSGADQPSSPEV; encoded by the coding sequence ATGGCATCCCTCAACGTCGGCAGCCTCGGTGACTACCTCCGCGAGCAGCGGCGCAGCGCGCAGCTGTCGCTGCGGCAGCTCGCCGACGCGGCCGGGGTGTCCAATCCGTATCTGAGCCAGATCGAGCGCGGGCTGCGCAAGCCGAGCGCGGAGGTGTTGCAGCAGGTCGCCAAGGCGCTGCGGATCTCCGCCGAGACGCTGTACGTGCGGGCCGGGATCCTCGACGAGCGGGAGCGGGACGAGCTGGAGACCCGGGCCGTCATCCTGGCCGACCCCTCGATCAACGAGAAGCAGAAGCAGGTGCTGCTGCAGATCTACGAATCGTTCCGCAAGGAGAACGGCTTCGACGCCGATACGGATAGGGACACCGCTGAGGACGGCCCCCGCACGGCCGCAGGAAGTGGTGCCGACCAACCCTCATCACCCGAAGTCTGA
- a CDS encoding PIN domain-containing protein: MIHYLLDSSGLWRLLREEQLRDAWLETTTLRAIGSCAPQRAEFRRSARNSVEYEAMGEMFMDLYPDVPLPKRLWDWIETAQYALAEKGALGAAGPLDLMICATAVHHGLVVLHDDADFVTVARFLPDVSERNVRNAPGL; this comes from the coding sequence GTGATCCACTACCTGCTCGACTCCTCGGGTCTGTGGCGCCTCCTGCGCGAGGAGCAGCTGCGGGACGCGTGGCTGGAGACCACCACCCTCCGGGCCATCGGGTCGTGCGCTCCCCAGCGGGCCGAGTTCCGGCGCTCAGCGCGTAACTCCGTGGAGTACGAGGCCATGGGGGAAATGTTCATGGATCTGTACCCCGACGTACCTCTCCCGAAGAGGTTGTGGGACTGGATTGAAACAGCCCAGTACGCGCTCGCGGAGAAGGGGGCGCTCGGTGCGGCCGGGCCACTCGACCTGATGATCTGCGCGACCGCCGTGCATCATGGACTGGTTGTACTGCACGACGACGCTGATTTCGTCACCGTGGCCCGCTTCCTGCCCGATGTCAGCGAGCGGAATGTGCGCAACGCCCCAGGCCTCTAG
- a CDS encoding type II toxin-antitoxin system VapB family antitoxin has product MSVTTIDLDDDVLEKAMRVAGGGTKKDVVNAALREYAERHERAALVAKHFHAAQQWDYEGWLQRRVEDKHGGA; this is encoded by the coding sequence ATGAGCGTGACGACGATCGACCTTGATGACGATGTGCTGGAGAAGGCCATGCGTGTCGCCGGTGGTGGCACCAAGAAAGATGTGGTCAATGCCGCCCTTCGCGAGTACGCCGAACGCCATGAGCGGGCCGCTCTCGTAGCCAAGCACTTCCACGCCGCCCAGCAGTGGGACTACGAGGGCTGGCTGCAGCGCCGCGTCGAGGACAAGCACGGTGGCGCGTGA